In the Cucurbita pepo subsp. pepo cultivar mu-cu-16 chromosome LG17, ASM280686v2, whole genome shotgun sequence genome, tgatattgtccactttgagcataagctctcatggcttcaACCCCCCCAACTGATTATAATTCTGACCGGCAACTGTGGCAAGACAGTCAAGAGAAATGAACCCAAGGGTTGATCGAAGACCTTGCAAGTGTGTCAAGAGTGCCGAAGTGGGCAGGACAGTTGCCGGTCAGAATTATAATCAGTTGGGGTGGTtgaagccatgagagcttatgctcaaagtggacaatatcataccattgtggagagtcgtgtttgtctaacatggtatcagagccatgccctaaacttagtcgtgccaatagattggtaaatccacaaatcctcaaatatcgaacaaagaactcctaaagaaaaggagccaagcccctcctcgaaggcagtaaaaaatgactaagacaccaaaggagtcgagcctcgattaaggggaggcgcactttgttcgaggggaggtgttggatgatggaagtcccacatcgactaatttagggaatgatcatgggtttataagtgaggaatactaactccatcggaatgaggctttttggggaagcccaaagcaaagccatgagagcttatgctcaaagtggacaatatcatactattgtggagagtcgtgtttgtctaacaaATAACACCATCGTTATACGACACCATACATGTCGAATATTTTGTTTACCTCGAAATGATTAACCCTAATATTCTTGTCGTGTAGAAGACGAACGGGAacgaaattgaaaatattaggAATTCTCCAGAATATTTTCTGTTGGGGGGAAGGTGGAGCCCacaaataaaatgttttttaaaatataattttggttttatttaatagggttctaaataacaacaaaaacataacCATCTTACTTCTGCCCTTCCTCTCTAAGGGTCCCCTCTTCTCCAACGCCACCTGACTCCAATCCCATCATTATGTGCCCTCCACCCTCTCTCTTTTAGGACACCCTGCCCTTAACGTCATTCTTGAATTTATCGTCGACGCTTTatcttttatctaaaaaaaaataagagtagcacatgatttgagtattttaaaaaccgtaACATAATATTGGACTCTTTCCAGTAATTTAGGCTAGCAAATAAGGGGCATTACACCCCGTCTCCCTCAATTTTAACGTATCTAATATATTGTGAGTGCGAGATTCAAGTCTCGGATTTTACTTCGTTCCTCTGCACTCACTTCCTTcatatatctaaatattttgaatcaaCCGGTAATAAAGTAcatattagacacaaaatcaataatttaaaacaaaaatatggtTTAAGTTGATAGGGACAAGAAAACTATGCAATCACGggtaattttaacaaaatatctCGTACCAATTGAAATAGTGTTTTTTACTTATATATCTATAGTCGTCCATACgactccaacaatcctcaacatgggttaggttgaatttttacaaaaaatttaaaaaataaaaaactcgAGGCGGTATGCatattgactttttttttggtaaagtCAACCTAACTTTTATTACGAAAATTAAGAATACTTGACTTTTATAACCGAGGTTAATTATGCTTTGTGACTTAGAAAGTATGAATACTgaccaaataaattttttaaaaaataattaaacaaataaacttacaatccaatccaataCAACCAGAGTTGTCGGTGTCATCAATCCAAATAATCCGAACTTTTTAATTGatcgagaaaaaaatatcCGAACCAACCCGAATAGACCGTTATCGTAAAACCCTAAAACGAACAAATAAGGggtattgtttatttttaaaaaagtaaaaaataaaaaataaaaaatggaatgaaCAGTGAGTTTGCATGGGATGGTGAAAACAGTACAAGCTGTTCCCATCATTGGAACTCACTGTTAATCTCAAATATGACGtcataatttcataaatttaggagtgagagagagagacagaaacAAAGGGTCATGATGCCcttatctttatttaattaatttcccCTTTTTCATTTGTACCTTTCAACCTTCACATCCAATTGTCGTATATCTTTATTCTACGGTACCACATCGTTTTTTTCTAATCATTACACCATATTCAAGATTATCTTCATGCCCTAAATTACCATAATGGACATCCCTAAAACCATACACTATTCTATAACCACCATCCACCATGGGGGTACTCTAGTAACTTCCCCTTCAATTTTCCCAATAATTTCTTGTCTTATTTATAATGTAACATATCTTcgtataatttcaattttgtgaaaTACGAATATCTCtttaacagacacgttttgaaaacttaaaaaaaaacatctattgGCGGTAGGCGTAAACGGTTACAATTGCAGAGGAGAACGATGTAAAAACATCTCCCTGAtaaacccattttaaaatttttgaaagaaagtgtaaaataaaactcaaataaaacaatatcggGCTTGCGTCGGTGAAATGggaaaattaccattttagggttttgttttttataccCATTTTTTGTGGCTGCAAAATGGGTAATCATAAGAtaatattaaacataatttgTTTCTAGGACAGTGACTTTTTATCTACCACTACACATCCAATGTATCCCACCAACTTAATAGGGAACCCTATGGTTTTATGCCACAAAATTGGATCTAAATTGAAGCTGAATAGCCCTCACACTTTCCTTAATCTTCGTCGTCATTAGATCCCATTCGGTTGGGAAGTACAAAACATtcaacctctctctagtagacgtgttttaaaattgtgacgctaacagcgatacgtaatgggtcaaagtgaacaatatctactagaaatgaatttgggttgttacatccTAAGCTGAACAGTCCTACCCTTTTCATAGTCTTCTCTATTATAACcctgttttttttaagtagattaaaaaacattgtaatttatttttttagttatttttaagatataaTCTAACGTTATTCTTCCACTTTATATAGATAATAAgcttatttatataattaataattaattttggataaattataaatttcattttttaacttttaatatcattagtATTTTAGGTGGTTCAATCTCCCATTTTCCAGTgaaccttttaatttttttttacccattaataaaaatataatgtaataatatttagAGCAATAGTATTTAACgttgttttcatatttcaaatgtgatattaaataataataataataaataaataaataaaacctaCGACAGCCCACCTGTCGTGTTTTTTAAATCAACAGTATagtactttattttatatatatatatatattaaatgcaATAATTAATCAAACTATATTTGcgtatttgattaaaaaaaaagttatacaCTATTTTAATACTcactctatttttaaattattagttttctATTGTTGAGTAACGACTCTAATGGACGTGTGTATAGAAAATCGAGCAATTAcagagttcttatgattgagtcacAACAAATGAAGGTGTACCATATTGTATAAGCGacaacttttaattatatttaattatgttttagcCATCTTATTTTCAAGATTGCTCTCATTCGGATGTGACCTCGGTTCACTCCGTTGTCCCATCATAAATATcgaatatcaaacatttataagtCATAATGTGTCACAGATATCGATCCCaaaagtcaaatattcttaatttttataataatattaaacataaGACAGAGTTAGATTCAACTGTAACATTATTTTCAGGTTTGTCCGTTGACCAAAAGgtaagaaattatttatttttaaaaaatttaatccaatttAAATCGATACAATCATCCAACTTCCACGCCGGCCCATAAGCGGGCCGAACGGCCCAATAGTTTATATGGGCCGATGGCAATTTGGGCCCATGAGTTGCACGGCATACGCTGAATTTCAataattcatattaattttttattccatattaaaaatgttcgcttaaaataaaataatagatgCGAACGGCCACAGGTGATTATGACCCCATAAAGCAGCCTTAAGAACCACGCTTTGGGCGGCTCTTAAAAGTGCCTCCTTCACAACCACAGAAGtcaaatacaaataataaaattagtatataaattaaatcataatactgttaataatgttaataattattaatattaaccATTAATTAAGCATTAATAAAAGTCAATGTACTTTTGTAGCTTATACTTAAAGTCAACGTatgtcatcaacatataaTTGGGTCGTAATCCAATCACCACCCAAAGACAACTCTATGGTAAATCACCACCAATTAGCATCATAATCACGAAATAACTAACGTGCAATCACCATTAATTAGTATCACCCTGTATAGGCCAGTATGACGTTAATTACCAAATATCGTCATATATCAGTAAAGTCAAGTCGTAAATAAGAATATCCCatcgaatttttttaatttttttaaaaatttgaaagatattaataatatttttttttataagagtattattgaaatatatttttagataaaataaaagaattaagagttattttaattaatttggcgcaataaatatcattataaaatttagaaaataaaggTAAATACattgtaatttattaataaaaggaaataacaCACGTTTCCGTTTCCCAAGGTAGGGGGTAGGAAAGTGGGACCCACACACATGGGTCAGCGGTCAGCATTGCCCGCTGATAAACAGCCCAAGCACCGGCCCAATTATAAAGTCCCAAAACGCCTCTTATTTTCTTGTCCGcctatgtatatatatatatataaatcattCTCAGTTCTTCAACGCGATTTTATAGGCGGACTTTTTTCTCCAACAATCCCTCGCTGCCACTCGCCAAGGTATTTCctgtttcttccttcttttctctctccgtTACTTTCAGATCCGCCTTGCAGTTTCACTCTCCTGTTCTATATATCTGTTCGTTTTCTGCTCTTTGTATTACCCCACTTGTGTACAGATTCATCTTTAggtaaatatgtttttgtattttgtgagatctctgCGTTCCCGCTTTCTGGCGTTGTGATTTCTTCGCTTGGATTTGCTGGTTctgtgttgttgttgttgttcttgttagATTCAGATCTCATAGTTTCCTGTTTTTAttagcgtttttttttttttttttgttccaaaaAACTTGATTTGATCTGCTATGATCCGGTAAATTCTGTTTCGCGAGTTTGTGTGGTTAAtctttgtttagttttttgttACGAGATTGAATTTCTATCTGTGGTTGTTAATTGATTGCCCTTCTCCCTGTTTATGCCCCAAATTTGGTTAGCTTAGAAGGTTTATGATCCTTATATGTTTTGGATCTGAATCTGAATCTGGCGTGTGTGTTTCTTAAATTCTATATGTTTAGTAGagattttgatgttttatATACTCCACCAAGTGATTTGAGTTGTGACATGGAATATGTGTTATGCCTGATTTTCTTGGGACTCTTTACTTggattttgtcattttcattttagatttaatttcCTTGTTGTCGGTTAATAGTTAATTCTGTCATAGTATCATTCAGTTAAGCAATGTGTAAACATGTTTGAAGTGTTGTATCTGGAATATCAGATCTcttttatcttcaattttgttatttgtttttctttctcctgaaTTTGAAGTGAGAATTTTTCATCTGATCTTGGGAATTTTTGCAGGGAAGAGAACTAACCATGGCTGATCAGGTTCAACATCCCACCATCTATCAGAAGGTTGCTGGTCAGCTCTCCCTTCAGTCGAGGGTTGCTTCGGGATTCCGTGCTTGTGATGATGGCTTCAGGAACCCTGCACTTTACCAGAGACGTGCATCAATTAGAAATTATTCAAATGCTGCTTTTCAATACCCTGCTGTGCAATCCTGCGTTGCTACAACTGATCTTTCTAGGGTTGCCACGACAGCCTCCCCCATTTTTGTTCCGGCCCCTGCTGAGAAAGGAAACTTTATGCTTGACTTTCTCATGGGCGGTGTCTCTGCCGCTGTATCCAAGACAGCCGCTGCCCCAATTGAACGTGTCAAGCTTTTGATCCAGAACCAGGACGAGATGATTAAAGCTGGACGTCTGTCTGAGCCATACAAGGGTATTGGTGATTGTTTCAAGCGTACAATCCAAGATGAGGGTTTTGGTTCATTGTGGAGAGGAAACACTGCCAATGTCATCCGTTATTTCCCCACTCAAGTGAGTATTTTGCTTCCTTTGGCTGATTATGTCTCtcctttttctcaattttttgttgtgctaattgttttatgaaattttattccAGGCATTGAACTTTGCTTTCAAGGATTACTTCAAGAGACTTTTCAACTTCAAGAAAGATAAGGATGGTTACTGGAAATGGTTTGCCGGTAACCTGGCATCAGGTGGTGCAGCTGGTGCTTCATCCCTTCTTTTCGTTTACTCTCTTGACTATGCTCGAACCCGATTGGCAAACGATGCCAAAGCTGCCAAGAAAGGTGGTGGTGGAAGGCAATTCAATGGACTGGTTGATGTTTACAGGAAGACATTGCAGTCCGATGGTATTGCTGGTCTTTACCGTGGATTTAACATTTCTTGTGTTGGTATCATCGTGTACCGTGGTTTATACTTCGGTATGTACGATTCTCTGAAGCCTGTTCTCTTGACCGGAAAGTTGCAGGTCAGTTTGCTTACGATTTTCTTCGTCCATAGAAAAGTTGCAGGATGTCTGTGTTTAGATGTAGTACTTATCATTTACTCCCTTTTGTTTGGCTATACAGGATAGCTTCTTCGCTAGTTTCGCCCTCGGTTGGTTGATCACCAACGGTGCTGGCCTTGCATCCTACCCAATCGACACTGTCCGTAGAAGAATGATGATGACATCTGGTGAAGCCGTGAAGTACAAGAGCTCAATGGATGCCTTCTCTCAGATCCTGAAGAACGAAGGTGCCAAGTCTCTGTTCAAGGGTGCCGGAGCTAACATTCTCCGTGCCGTTGCTGGCGCTGGTGTGCTCGCCGGTTACGACAAGCTGCAGGTGATCGTGTTCGGAAAGAAATACGGATCGGGCGGTGCTTAACTCAAGCGGGGTAACATAGCCTCAATCACAGCTACTCCAGTTTTTAGAAGTTGATGAAAAATCTCTCGAAAGAGTTTGGTGGACTTTGGTCCGGCGGTTTTTATGTTTACctcaaataatatttagttGTTGGAGGGAGGGAGTTAATTCTCCTAAACCCATTTGTGAGATTGGAATGAATTTTTGTAGAACCTGTTTGATTAGTGTGGCGAACAGTACCACTCATTGTCTTGTTTTCAAAGTGTTCTGATTCAAATGAATTAAACCCATATTTTATTACGTTGTTTATCATTTCAATTGGCAGGGGCATTTAGTGACCTCTCTTTTTGGGATCTTTTGGGACAATGtgtaatgacccagatccacGACTCggggatattgtcctctttgggctttctcttttgagttttccttcaaggctttaaatgAGTTTATTAGGGCAAGGTTTCCATGCCcttataaatattgttttgttctcctcacCAGCCTGGGACATCACATAATGTCTAAAGCTTCGGAAGCTATTGTCTTGTTCTCCCCCTCAACCtgcgtgggacatcacataatGTCTAAAGCATTATTGTGAAAGCAAATTGATATCGACAAGGAATTCTGTTGTCATTATGGCTTAATTATACTCTCGAAACATTCACCATCTAACCaaattccaagaaaaaaaaaaaaaaacttttaaaaaaatatattaatgttgggatattaattatcatattacaaaaaaaaacttttaaaaaaatatattaatgttgggatattaattatcatattacatgatattttatgaggatatttttaatttaaacgtagAATTTAGTGATCTCTAAacgtttttttataataatttaaattatttttaaaaatttatattgaaaatttgaattaaaaaattagaaagaattaaaaaattagaaaatttaaatcctACTAAGAGTTTTTAAATCCTATTAAGAAGagtttttgtaaataaaatgggattaaaaaattagaaaatttaaatcagAAGagtttttgtaaataaaatgcGATTAGATAAAAACATTATGgagtttttgtattttctaaaatgtttTAGTTACCAAGTTACGGTAACCAATCAGTCTAATTTTCAGTAACCACACCAATCACTGTCATTTTATAACGAGCTAATTTATGTTTTGTACTAAGAACTAACCAACCACTCATCTTTTTGTAACGAActagttcattttttttgtaacggtgaaaatagttttagaatagatttgatttgattagtagATGGTTTTTGTATTTAACGTAGGGAAGTACTTTAATGAATATCAATACTCGTGAAATGATTAGTGATGGTTTATGTATTTAACCTCACTCAACAAGGAAGTACCTTATTGATTATTAATACTCGCGCTTGCCCATGAAATGATTAGTTGATCGTCCTCAATAGGGGAGTAccttgtattaatttttttatatttgaaccCATTTTTGTTAATGATAGTGATCCTTAAATAATATACTGAACATAACTCCATCGAAACTTTTTTAGCACCACGTAGACCTAGCaagtttaaaacttttatttagtACTAAGAACACGTGGACCCAACAAGATCAATTATAACAAGGcatagtaatttaatttttagtctaaaaatttcaaaataaaaaaaaatatatatgtacaaaaatttaattttgtaacgaaattcatttttaatggaATGCGtgacttaattaattatatataccaTCTTTGTAAACatgaattaatatattttgtttttattaaaaaaaaaatgtaatttagttttttattgcattaaaaataatccattaaatttaaattgtgtTTCAAAACTtatcttaataaatataaattttgggtgaaaaataaatctccaacaaaaaagaaaatgaaaaataaaaaaaatcaaaaaatcaaaaaatattttaattttaaaaataaaatttaaattaaggaACTGGTTAAAGGACATTTCACACTCGGTTCTAAGCTTTTTCGGAGTACAACCCGGCCCGGCTCAATGGCCCATTTTAAACCTCCAATCAAATAAAAGGcctctaatatatatatatatatattcttccGTCTGTTCTTCAACGCTATTTTATAGGCGGCTCCTTTCTCCAACAATCCCTCGCTGCCACTAGCTAAGGTATTTCccatttcttccttctctctccctTTTACTTCCAGATCCGCCTTACACTTTCCATCTCNTTAGTACTAAGAACACGTGGACCCAACAAGATCAATTATAACAAGGcatagtaatttaatttttagtctaaaaatttcaaaataaaaaaaaatatatatgtacaaaaatttaattttgtaacgaaattcatttttaatggaATGCGtgacttaattaattatatataccaTCTTTGTAAACatgaattaatatattttgtttttattaaaaaaaaaatgtaatttagttttttattgcattaaaaataatccattaaatttaaattgtgtTTCAAAACTtatcttaataaatataaattttgggtgaaaaataaatctccaacaaaaaagaaaatgaaaaataaaaaaaatcaaaaaatcaaaaaatattttaattttaaaaataaaatttaaattaaggaACTGGTTAAAGGACATTTCACACTCGGTTCTAAGCTTTTTCGGAGTACAACCCGGCCCGGCTCAATGGCCCATTTTAAACCTCCAATCAAATAAAAGGcctctaatatatatatatatatattcttccGTCTGTTCTTCAACGCTATTTTATAGGCGGCTCCTTTCTCCAACAATCCCTCGCTGCCACTAGCTAAGGTATTTCccatttcttccttctctctccctTTTACTTCCAGATCCGCCTTACACTTTCCATCTCGTTTCATTCTTCTGTTCTATATATCTATCTGTTTATGTTACAGCACTTGTGTACAGATTCATAGGTAAATaggtttttatattttgtgagatctcttTGTTCCCGCTTTCTGGGATTGTGTTTTCATGCCTTGGATTTGCTGCTCctgtgttgttgttgttcttcttagattcatatttcattAGTTTCCtgttgttttgatttgatctGCTGTGATTCGGTTTAATGTTAGGGTTAAATTCTGCTTTGCGAGTTGATGGATGGGATGCTGGtgtggtttgatttttttttttttatttttttattttttatctttgttagttttgttttgtatcttccatttgattctttttgaactttttggcCTTCGCCCCTTGTCTGTGTCAATTTTGTTAGCTTAGTCCGAAGGTTTATGATCCTAATATATTTGGATCTGAATCTGGCGCCTGTTTCTTTAATGTTATTGTCTTTATAGCGATTTTgatgttttatatatttcatcaAGTGATTTGCAGTGACATGGAATATGTGTTACGCCTGATTTTCTTTGAACTCTTTACTGGGGTTTTGTTATTAGATTCAATTTCCTTGTAGTCGTTTTATGGTTGTTCTGTCATAGTATCGTTAGTTTTGTGTAAAGATGTTTGACATGTTGACTCTGGAACATCTGAAACTCTCCTTTATAtagatgtttttttgttgtaaagTCTTGTCTCTTTCACCTTTAATatagatgttttttttcccttcatttgaatttgaaatgagGATTTTTCATCGTCTTATTGGGATGTTGGGATTTTTTGCAGGGAAGAACTAACCATGGCTGATCAGGTTCAACATCCCACCATCTATCAGAAGGTTGCTGGTCAGCTCTCCCTTCAGTCGAGGGTTGCTTCGGGATTCCGTGCTTGTGATGATGGCTTCAGGAACCCTGCACTTTACCAGAGACGTGCATCAATTAGAAATTATTCAAATGCTGCTTTTCAATACCCTGCTGTGCAATCCTGCGTTGCTACAACTGATCTTTCTAGGGTTGCCACGACTGCCTCCCCCATTTTTGTTGCGGCCCCTGCTGAGAAAGGAAACTTTATGCTTGACTTTCTCATGGGTGGTGTCTCTGCCGCTGTATCCAAGACAGCCGCTGCCCCAATTGAACGTGTCAAGCTTTTGATTCAAAACCAGGACGAGATGATTAAAGCTGGACGTCTGTCTGAGCCATACAAGGGTATTGGTGATTGTTTCAAGCGTACAATCCAAGATGAGGGTTTTGGTTCATTGTGGAGAGGAAACACTGCCAATGTCATCCGTTATTTCCCCACTCAAGTTAGTATTTTTCTTACCTTGGCTGATTAGATCTCtcctttttctcaattttttgttgtgcTAATTGTTTTATTGAACTTTTTCCAGGCATTGAACTTTGCTTTCAAGGATTACTTCAAGAGACTCTTCAACTTCAAGAAAGATAAGGATGGTTACTGGAAATGGTTTGCTGGTAACCTGGCATCAGGTGGTGCAGCTGGTGCTTCATCCCTCCTTTTCGTTTACTCTCTTGACTATGCTCGTACCCGATTGGCAAACGATGCCAAAGCTGCTAAGAAAGGTGGTGGTGGAAGGCAATTCAATGGACTGGTTGATGTTTACAGGAAGACATTGCAGTCCGATGGTATTGCTGGTCTTTACCGTGGATTTAACATTTCTTGTGTTGGTATCATCGTGTACCGTGGTTTATACTTCGGTATGTACGATTCTCTGAAGCCTGTTCTCTTGACCGGAAAGTTGCAGGTCAGTTTGCTTACGATTTTCTTCGTCCATAGAAAAGTTGCAGGATGTCTGTGTTTAGATGTAGTACTTATCATTTACTCCCTTTTGTTTGGCTATACAGGATAGCTTCTTCGCTAGTTTCGCCCTCGGTTGGTTGATCACCAACGGTGCTGGCCTTGCATCCTACCCAATCGACACTGTCCGTAGAAGAATGATGATGACATCTGGTGAAGCCGTGAAGTACAAGAGCTCAATGGATGCCTTCTCTCAGATCTTGAAGAACGAAGGTGCCAAGTCTCTGTTCAAGGGTGCCGGAGCTAACATTCTCCGTGCCGTTGCTGGCGCTGGTGTGCTCGCCGGTTACGACAAGCTGCAGGTGATCGTGTTCGGAAAGAAATACGGATCAGGCGGTGCTTAGACATGACCTCCTCCTGCTCAATCACATCTACTACTCGAGTTTGTAGATGTTGAAGAAGATCATGTTTGAAAAGAGTTTGGTGGATCCCTTGCTCCGGcggtttttcttttacctcaAATAATATCTAGTTTTTTGGAGGCTAAACAAACCCATTTATGAGATTGGAATGAATTTTTGTAGAACCTGTTTGATTAGTGTGGCAAACACTGCCACTCATTGTCTTCCTTTCAAAGTGTTCTgatccaaattaattaaacccATATTTTGTTACATTGATGAGAAATCATTACTCTATATGATGTTCCCATGTTCATCATTTCTATTGtcataatgtttttaattactNCGGCCCCTGCTGAGAAAGGAAACTTTATGCTTGACTTTCTCATGGGTGGTGTCTCTGCCGCTGTATCCAAGACAGCCGCTGCCCCAATTGAACGTGTCAAGCTTTTGATCCAAAACCAGGACGAGATGATTAAAGCTGGACGTCTGTCTGAGCCATACAAGGGTATTGGTGATTGTTTCAAGCGTACAATCCAAGATGAGGGTTTTGGTT is a window encoding:
- the LOC111778856 gene encoding ADP,ATP carrier protein 1, mitochondrial-like, producing MADQVQHPTIYQKVAGQLSLQSRVASGFRACDDGFRNPALYQRRASIRNYSNAAFQYPAVQSCVATTDLSRVATTASPIFVPAPAEKGNFMLDFLMGGVSAAVSKTAAAPIERVKLLIQNQDEMIKAGRLSEPYKGIGDCFKRTIQDEGFGSLWRGNTANVIRYFPTQALNFAFKDYFKRLFNFKKDKDGYWKWFAGNLASGGAAGASSLLFVYSLDYARTRLANDAKAAKKGGGGRQFNGLVDVYRKTLQSDGIAGLYRGFNISCVGIIVYRGLYFGMYDSLKPVLLTGKLQDSFFASFALGWLITNGAGLASYPIDTVRRRMMMTSGEAVKYKSSMDAFSQILKNEGAKSLFKGAGANILRAVAGAGVLAGYDKLQVIVFGKKYGSGGA
- the LOC111778858 gene encoding ADP,ATP carrier protein 1, mitochondrial-like isoform X2; its protein translation is MADQVQHPTIYQKVAGQLSLQSRVASGFRACDDGFRNPALYQRRASIRNYSNAAFQYPAVQSCVATTDLSRVATTASPIFVAAPAEKGNFMLDFLMGGVSAAVSKTAAAPIERVKLLIQNQDEMIKAGRLSEPYKGIGDCFKRTIQDEGFGSLWRGNTANVIRYFPTQALNFAFKDYFKRLFNFKKDKDGYWKWFAGNLASGGAAGASSLLFVYSLDYARTRLANDAKAAKKGGGGRQFNGLVDVYRKTLQSDGIAGLYRGFNISCVGIIVYRGLYFGMYDSLKPVLLTGKLQDSFFASFALGWLITNGAGLASYPIDTVRRRMMMTSGEAVKYKSSMDAFSQILKNEGAKSLFKGAGANILRAVAGAGVLAGYDKLQVIVFGKKYGSGGA